One window of Marinomonas primoryensis genomic DNA carries:
- a CDS encoding damage-inducible protein J has product MDTRIQFRIDEETKRLAQLMAESQGRTLSDACRELTEGLAEEQRKSMTHDLWLTEQINAAFDKFDSGKSIFIEHDKAKAQMEARKNKIRNRDKP; this is encoded by the coding sequence ATGGACACTCGCATTCAATTTAGAATTGATGAAGAAACTAAACGCTTAGCTCAATTAATGGCCGAAAGCCAAGGACGTACATTAAGTGACGCGTGCAGGGAGCTAACCGAGGGCTTAGCTGAAGAACAACGGAAATCTATGACGCATGATTTGTGGTTAACAGAGCAAATAAATGCGGCATTTGATAAATTTGATAGTGGTAAATCCATTTTTATTGAACACGATAAAGCTAAAGCACAGATGGAAGCCAGAAAGAATAAGATCCGTAATCGGGATAAACCATGA
- a CDS encoding AzlC family ABC transporter permease — MSTTTQTLVGTPWKQGVKDAMPLLGGYIPVAISFGLISVQSGFSVVETILISTFIYAGASQFLFVAMAASGAPLWLVVIMTLLINARHVVYGPNLSPYLNKDKKWLLLMHGLTDQIFALAHARLPQLPEQARIGWYTGAAVLAWFSWIAGTALGAIAGGELTQRWPLINDILPFALPALFFVLIVPRCNNRLWSLTIILSAVTAVILKMLGYPNVAIPLAAMSGAVLFYALKNQRIVGGQ, encoded by the coding sequence ATGAGTACAACAACGCAAACCCTTGTAGGAACACCTTGGAAACAAGGCGTAAAAGACGCGATGCCGCTACTTGGCGGTTACATTCCGGTGGCCATTTCTTTTGGTTTGATTTCCGTTCAGTCTGGCTTTAGCGTGGTAGAGACCATTCTTATCTCTACTTTTATTTATGCTGGCGCATCACAATTTCTCTTTGTTGCCATGGCCGCTTCTGGAGCACCATTATGGTTGGTGGTCATAATGACGCTGCTAATCAATGCGCGACATGTTGTTTACGGGCCAAATCTCTCACCCTACTTAAATAAAGATAAAAAGTGGCTTCTATTAATGCATGGTTTGACGGATCAAATCTTTGCGCTTGCTCATGCACGTTTGCCTCAGCTGCCAGAACAGGCGCGGATAGGCTGGTACACAGGCGCAGCGGTGTTGGCTTGGTTTAGCTGGATTGCTGGAACCGCACTGGGTGCCATTGCTGGTGGAGAATTGACGCAGCGCTGGCCATTAATTAACGATATTTTACCTTTTGCGCTACCGGCTCTGTTTTTCGTTTTAATCGTTCCACGTTGCAATAATCGTCTATGGTCACTGACTATTATTTTGTCTGCTGTTACCGCTGTCATTTTGAAAATGTTAGGTTACCCGAATGTGGCTATTCCATTGGCGGCTATGAGCGGTGCAGTACTGTTCTACGCACTAAAAAACCAACGTATTGTGGGAGGGCAATAA
- a CDS encoding cytochrome ubiquinol oxidase subunit I, translating into MINEAVVELSRFQFALTVMYHYLFVPLTLGMAFLLAIMESVYVITGKQVYKDMVKFWGKLFGINFALGVTTGLTMEFQFGTNWSYYSHYVGDIFGAPLAIEGLMAFFLESTLVGLFFFGWERLSKLKHLMVTWGVALGSNLSALWILIANGWMQNPVGSEFNYETMRMELVDFGALILNPVAQVKFVHTVSAGYTTGAMFVLVISSYYLLKGRDLAFARRSFAIAAAFGLASILSVILLGDESGYELGEVQKVKLAAIEAEWETQEAPADFTLIGFPNQELEETEYAIKIPGLMGLIATRSLDTEVEGIKELKAHNRQRIINGIYANQLLEKLRSGSTDPLVKENFEKVKGDLGYGLLVTAFNEDMNKVSSEDIDMAVDYSIPKVAPLFFAFRIMVGCGFVMLFVFAAAFYQNARRRIGQNPLFLKFIMVCLPLPWIANEAGWFVAEYGRQPWAIGEILPVHVAVSSLTATEIWITIAGFTILYTVFLIAEMYLMIRFAKQGPSSLHTGRYALEQETAQLKQEV; encoded by the coding sequence ATGATTAACGAAGCTGTAGTGGAATTATCGCGGTTTCAGTTTGCTCTCACTGTTATGTACCATTATTTATTTGTCCCTTTAACACTAGGGATGGCTTTTTTATTGGCAATCATGGAATCGGTTTACGTGATTACCGGCAAGCAAGTCTACAAAGACATGGTGAAGTTTTGGGGTAAATTGTTTGGTATTAACTTTGCGTTAGGTGTCACAACAGGTTTGACTATGGAGTTCCAGTTCGGGACAAACTGGTCTTACTATTCTCACTATGTTGGTGACATTTTTGGTGCGCCTTTGGCCATCGAAGGTCTGATGGCTTTCTTCCTTGAATCCACATTGGTGGGCTTATTCTTCTTTGGCTGGGAACGCCTAAGTAAGTTAAAACACTTAATGGTGACGTGGGGTGTGGCGTTAGGTTCCAACTTATCGGCATTGTGGATTTTGATTGCCAATGGTTGGATGCAAAACCCAGTTGGTTCAGAATTTAACTATGAAACCATGCGAATGGAATTAGTGGATTTTGGCGCTTTGATATTAAACCCAGTGGCGCAGGTGAAATTTGTTCACACTGTTTCTGCGGGTTACACCACAGGCGCGATGTTCGTTCTTGTTATTTCAAGCTACTACTTACTTAAAGGCCGCGATCTTGCGTTTGCTCGTCGTTCTTTTGCCATCGCGGCTGCGTTTGGTTTAGCGTCTATCTTGAGTGTTATCCTTCTGGGTGATGAATCAGGTTACGAGCTAGGCGAAGTCCAGAAAGTGAAATTGGCAGCGATAGAAGCAGAATGGGAAACTCAGGAAGCCCCTGCAGATTTCACCTTGATAGGCTTTCCAAACCAAGAGCTTGAAGAAACCGAGTATGCGATCAAGATTCCCGGATTAATGGGGCTCATTGCAACACGTTCTCTCGACACTGAAGTGGAAGGTATCAAGGAGCTGAAAGCGCATAACCGTCAACGTATTATCAATGGCATTTATGCAAATCAATTGCTTGAAAAATTGCGCAGCGGTTCCACCGATCCACTGGTGAAAGAGAACTTTGAGAAAGTAAAAGGCGATCTTGGTTACGGTTTGTTAGTAACGGCGTTTAATGAAGATATGAATAAAGTATCGTCAGAAGACATCGATATGGCGGTAGATTACTCTATCCCAAAAGTGGCGCCACTGTTCTTCGCTTTCCGTATCATGGTGGGTTGTGGTTTTGTGATGCTCTTCGTATTTGCGGCGGCTTTCTACCAAAATGCGCGTCGCCGTATCGGTCAAAATCCTCTTTTCTTGAAATTCATTATGGTGTGCTTGCCGCTGCCTTGGATCGCGAATGAAGCGGGTTGGTTCGTTGCCGAATATGGCCGTCAACCGTGGGCTATTGGTGAAATATTACCGGTTCATGTGGCCGTGTCTAGTTTAACAGCCACCGAAATTTGGATCACCATTGCAGGCTTCACGATCTTGTACACTGTGTTCTTGATTGCCGAGATGTATTTGATGATTCGCTTTGCGAAGCAAGGGCCTTCTAGTTTGCACACGGGTCGTTATGCACTTGAACAAGAAACTGCTCAGTTAAAGCAGGAGGTATAA
- a CDS encoding type II toxin-antitoxin system RelE/ParE family toxin, producing the protein MIFWEEESLNDREKIFDFLFDFNPSVAEKTDQIIEAKVENLLIQPLMGVQRHIFRGRVLIIPEISMIVSYWVDGEIIRIMRVLHQKQKFPQE; encoded by the coding sequence ATGATTTTTTGGGAAGAAGAATCACTAAATGATCGTGAAAAGATATTTGATTTTTTATTTGATTTTAATCCAAGTGTTGCTGAAAAAACGGATCAAATTATTGAGGCTAAAGTTGAGAATTTACTTATACAACCTCTAATGGGTGTTCAAAGACATATCTTTCGTGGCCGAGTATTGATTATCCCAGAAATATCAATGATTGTTTCTTATTGGGTTGACGGAGAAATTATTCGTATTATGCGAGTCTTGCATCAAAAGCAAAAATTTCCGCAAGAGTAA
- a CDS encoding helix-turn-helix domain-containing protein yields MNKPILGSLGRNIQTLRMAKGLSLSQLALDAGLAKSNLSRIEQGDGNPTLETIWRLAVQLDVPFGDLVASVESPLGENGVQVKLIDQGEGNPRVDVYWMSCTPNTIKQSEPHIAGTTEAITLISGQLLAGENNDLHHLDIGKAHTFAADVPHSYQTDDSWATLMMVITYAKQADAKQADAKQDVTS; encoded by the coding sequence ATGAATAAACCCATTCTCGGCTCGTTGGGTCGAAATATACAAACGTTACGTATGGCTAAAGGGCTGTCTTTGTCTCAGTTGGCGTTAGATGCTGGGCTGGCGAAGTCCAACCTGTCTCGCATTGAGCAAGGTGATGGTAACCCGACATTAGAAACGATCTGGCGTTTGGCCGTACAACTGGATGTCCCATTTGGGGATCTTGTTGCCAGTGTGGAATCACCACTGGGAGAAAACGGTGTACAGGTTAAGTTGATTGATCAAGGTGAGGGCAATCCGCGCGTTGATGTGTATTGGATGTCTTGCACGCCCAACACCATTAAGCAATCAGAGCCGCATATTGCTGGCACGACAGAGGCCATAACATTAATCAGCGGACAATTGCTGGCGGGTGAAAATAATGACCTACACCATCTGGATATTGGCAAAGCGCACACTTTTGCTGCCGATGTTCCGCATAGTTATCAAACTGACGATTCATGGGCGACCTTAATGATGGTCATTACTTATGCTAAACAGGCCGATGCTAAACAGGCCGATGCTAAACAGGACGTTACATCATGA
- a CDS encoding AzlD domain-containing protein yields the protein MDMSMWLALASIAIGTYLLRLVPYLWMKRSLAKRQTEDGVGSMPTWLTILGPTMIAAMFGTSLVPAQSDTVSWIATGVGILVTFGVWKRTRSMGLPILCGVVAFGIVTFWF from the coding sequence ATGGATATGTCTATGTGGCTGGCGCTCGCCAGCATTGCCATTGGTACCTATTTGCTTCGTCTTGTGCCGTATCTTTGGATGAAACGAAGTTTGGCGAAAAGACAAACAGAGGATGGTGTTGGCTCAATGCCGACTTGGTTAACCATACTGGGGCCAACCATGATTGCAGCGATGTTTGGTACTTCTTTAGTACCTGCTCAATCTGACACGGTTTCTTGGATTGCGACTGGGGTTGGGATACTCGTTACCTTCGGTGTTTGGAAGCGCACCCGATCCATGGGCTTGCCAATTTTATGTGGGGTAGTGGCATTTGGAATCGTAACGTTTTGGTTTTGA
- a CDS encoding cupin domain-containing protein, with protein MSKSEVITINDEFSRVVFLNGRTPETTDEEAKNAFALLSEYREGGIYIAHYSGFSEWERHPQGDEFVHILGGETALILLNDNIEQCYNLSSGQMLVIPKGIWHRFESPDGVKIMTITPQPTEHSIKLPVGT; from the coding sequence GTGTCTAAGTCTGAAGTAATCACAATCAATGATGAATTCTCAAGAGTGGTTTTTCTCAATGGCAGAACACCTGAGACTACTGATGAGGAAGCAAAGAACGCTTTTGCTTTATTATCAGAATACAGAGAAGGAGGAATTTACATTGCTCATTACTCTGGTTTTAGTGAGTGGGAAAGGCATCCTCAAGGTGATGAGTTTGTTCATATTTTGGGTGGAGAAACAGCACTCATTCTTTTGAATGATAATATAGAGCAGTGTTATAATTTATCATCGGGTCAAATGCTGGTGATTCCAAAAGGTATTTGGCATCGTTTTGAATCCCCCGATGGCGTTAAGATAATGACTATTACGCCACAGCCAACAGAACATAGTATTAAACTACCAGTCGGTACATAA
- a CDS encoding amino acid ABC transporter ATP-binding/permease protein — protein sequence MSIRVKKTSTLSLKKLLLANPWGFVIPVILGVVASLASVALLGISGWFISAAGLATTMGVGLIFNYLTPGAIVRFMAILRTSGRYGEQVTAHNHLLGLLRILRLWVWDQRVAKDPANLHEQSRGDLLQRLVSDLDQIIRWPLVVFLPWVYALLSYVAVSVLAYFILPALLWPLAISAVFHVFIVPYVCGYFASHAVHVGQILGVHRRSRFVSLFSALITLTIRGHWKDYAQRLDQLDERQRLTEIRIQQAVSTGRLLAYVVTIMLFVSCFYLLSEYQEGLNLENTGSWMLVDGVQGTWVIGFMLSLLAVNELVLPLVQSFVAQGQSQVGLRRLNQLHQEPNHQPDNKINTIQRMKFTHWRGFHASSGMGNQAIDFQVEAGDTVWIRGMSGSGKSTLLAAIAGDCLSSGEALMNGEKCDVYSNSSYQSQLSYLPQSPYIFQQSIAANLLLGDPNATDTQLWSVLKAVALAEWAKSLPNGLETLLSSQGRNLSGGQRKRLALARLLLRQSPVLLLDEPFDGLDKATIETICHSLQNDYKADILILVSHVSNRIGDNARVIEL from the coding sequence ATGAGCATTCGCGTAAAGAAAACCTCGACACTATCACTTAAAAAACTGTTACTGGCAAACCCTTGGGGCTTTGTTATTCCCGTTATTTTGGGCGTGGTTGCCAGCTTGGCAAGCGTGGCTTTATTGGGCATTTCTGGCTGGTTTATTTCGGCGGCGGGCTTAGCAACAACAATGGGCGTTGGCCTCATTTTTAATTACTTAACACCCGGCGCGATTGTTCGTTTTATGGCGATACTTCGCACCTCCGGACGCTATGGCGAACAAGTCACAGCTCACAATCACTTATTGGGTTTACTGCGTATTTTACGCCTTTGGGTGTGGGATCAGCGTGTCGCGAAAGACCCGGCCAATTTACACGAACAAAGCCGTGGTGATTTATTACAGCGCTTAGTCAGCGACCTTGATCAGATCATTCGATGGCCGTTGGTGGTATTTCTACCTTGGGTTTATGCGTTATTGAGTTATGTTGCGGTGTCGGTTTTGGCCTATTTTATTTTACCTGCATTGCTGTGGCCATTAGCGATTTCAGCCGTGTTTCATGTCTTCATTGTGCCGTATGTGTGTGGGTATTTTGCCAGTCACGCCGTACACGTAGGGCAGATTCTCGGTGTGCATCGTCGTAGTCGTTTTGTTAGCTTGTTTTCCGCATTAATTACTTTAACCATTCGTGGTCATTGGAAAGATTACGCGCAACGCCTTGATCAACTGGACGAACGTCAAAGGCTGACGGAAATTCGTATCCAGCAAGCGGTGAGTACGGGGCGGTTACTGGCCTATGTTGTGACCATTATGTTGTTCGTCAGCTGCTTTTATTTGCTCAGTGAGTATCAAGAAGGCCTTAACCTAGAAAATACGGGCAGTTGGATGCTGGTGGACGGCGTGCAGGGTACTTGGGTCATTGGCTTCATGTTGTCTTTATTAGCGGTCAATGAATTGGTTTTGCCATTAGTGCAATCCTTTGTGGCGCAAGGGCAGTCACAAGTAGGCTTGCGTCGGTTGAATCAACTCCATCAAGAACCCAATCACCAACCTGACAATAAAATTAATACAATCCAACGGATGAAATTTACCCACTGGCGCGGCTTTCATGCGTCTAGCGGCATGGGCAACCAAGCTATCGACTTTCAAGTCGAAGCAGGCGATACCGTTTGGATACGAGGTATGAGTGGGTCAGGTAAATCGACATTATTAGCAGCAATCGCCGGTGATTGTTTATCATCTGGTGAAGCCTTAATGAATGGCGAAAAATGCGATGTATACAGCAATTCGTCCTATCAATCGCAATTGAGCTACCTGCCTCAATCACCGTATATATTTCAACAAAGCATCGCGGCCAATCTACTGCTTGGCGACCCTAACGCGACGGACACTCAGTTATGGTCAGTATTAAAAGCGGTTGCCTTAGCCGAATGGGCAAAAAGCCTACCAAACGGCTTGGAAACCTTACTAAGTTCCCAAGGGCGAAACTTATCCGGAGGCCAACGCAAACGCCTCGCGTTAGCGCGCCTACTGCTAAGACAATCACCCGTCTTACTGCTAGATGAACCATTCGATGGACTAGACAAAGCCACCATAGAAACGATTTGTCATTCACTGCAAAACGACTACAAAGCGGATATTTTGATCCTAGTTAGCCATGTGAGTAACCGCATCGGCGACAACGCCAGAGTCATAGAGCTCTAG
- the cydD gene encoding thiol reductant ABC exporter subunit CydD: protein MRKNKEAKKAGRAGRIKTPEAIFLGELANQQSSKYRLAQGFGVLFAVSLVLQAWALANVFSDMALHQSFSLSLLIVGLFALLLRALANFGRERICTSASRDIRYGLRRKLVSHLTELGPARLRIEEDAALSTRVYEQVDALDDFFSRYKPQVFMVTLIPCVILLSVVSVSWVAFFVFMMTAPLVIIFMIFVGHKAAQANRRQFSVLAMLSNQFMDLSQGLSELKRLNRTSEARTRLSESAAAYQKTTMSVLVLAFLSTATLELFASLSIAMIALYLGLGLLEILPWQVGESPVTLTQAMFLLLLAPEFYLPLRQLGNDYHAKQKAEAAATDLLEILNTAVARPNTAKSTVSSVHSSASETTINKTSSKNSPPFMCFQNLSWCEEGRYRLAPITANINKGERVWMSGESGVGKSSLLHLLLGFEEDYQGQFLIKGKPFHIVSLPEWRAKLAWLPQIPEWVNGSIRRNLLLGLGSREGIEAPSEEELQTALMKSQCDEFIHALPAGLETKLTELGSGLSGGQMQRLSIARALLSKADVWLLDEPCSGLDKETAQAVLETLDHVSKGKTLLIVSHDTHPIVWADKHWALTKEGFA from the coding sequence ATGAGAAAGAACAAGGAAGCAAAAAAAGCAGGTCGAGCGGGTCGAATTAAAACCCCTGAAGCGATATTTTTAGGGGAATTAGCGAACCAGCAGTCATCAAAATATCGACTTGCTCAAGGCTTTGGTGTGTTGTTCGCGGTGTCGTTAGTGCTTCAAGCGTGGGCATTGGCGAATGTGTTTTCGGACATGGCTCTGCACCAGTCTTTTTCCTTGTCTCTTTTAATCGTAGGTTTATTTGCTTTGTTACTGCGGGCTCTGGCCAACTTTGGCCGAGAACGCATTTGCACCAGCGCAAGCCGTGACATTCGTTACGGCTTGCGTCGTAAATTGGTGTCGCATCTTACTGAGTTGGGTCCCGCCCGCTTAAGAATAGAAGAAGATGCGGCGCTGTCTACACGCGTTTATGAACAAGTTGATGCGTTAGACGATTTCTTTAGTCGCTATAAACCACAAGTGTTTATGGTGACCTTAATTCCCTGTGTGATTCTACTGTCTGTTGTTTCTGTTTCTTGGGTCGCTTTTTTCGTCTTCATGATGACCGCACCGTTAGTCATTATCTTTATGATATTTGTGGGTCACAAAGCCGCTCAGGCTAATCGACGTCAATTCAGTGTCTTGGCAATGTTATCGAATCAGTTTATGGATTTGAGTCAGGGCTTATCCGAATTAAAACGTCTTAATCGCACTAGTGAAGCCAGAACTCGATTGTCAGAGAGTGCTGCGGCGTACCAAAAAACGACGATGAGCGTATTAGTGTTGGCCTTTTTATCTACGGCGACATTAGAGCTTTTTGCGTCGCTTTCGATTGCGATGATCGCTTTGTATCTTGGCTTAGGCTTGTTAGAAATATTGCCGTGGCAAGTGGGTGAGTCCCCCGTTACTTTAACCCAAGCCATGTTTTTGCTATTGCTCGCACCGGAGTTTTATTTGCCGTTGCGCCAGTTAGGAAATGACTACCACGCGAAGCAAAAAGCGGAAGCCGCCGCGACGGATTTATTGGAAATATTAAACACCGCAGTGGCGAGGCCTAATACGGCTAAATCGACCGTTTCTAGTGTCCATTCATCTGCTTCTGAAACAACAATTAATAAAACATCTAGCAAGAATTCACCTCCCTTTATGTGTTTCCAAAACCTAAGCTGGTGTGAAGAAGGGCGTTATCGATTAGCGCCGATCACCGCGAATATCAACAAAGGTGAGCGCGTCTGGATGAGCGGTGAATCTGGCGTAGGGAAATCCAGTTTATTGCATCTTTTACTGGGTTTTGAAGAAGACTATCAAGGCCAGTTTTTGATCAAAGGAAAACCCTTTCATATTGTGAGTTTGCCCGAGTGGCGAGCTAAATTAGCTTGGTTACCGCAAATACCCGAATGGGTGAACGGCAGCATTCGTCGAAATTTGCTTTTAGGTCTTGGAAGTAGAGAGGGCATCGAAGCGCCGAGCGAAGAAGAATTACAAACTGCTTTGATGAAAAGCCAATGTGATGAATTTATTCACGCCTTACCAGCAGGATTAGAAACCAAACTGACAGAGCTTGGCTCAGGATTATCTGGCGGACAAATGCAACGCCTTTCTATTGCACGGGCGCTATTGTCGAAAGCGGATGTTTGGTTGCTCGACGAGCCTTGTTCTGGTTTAGACAAAGAAACCGCGCAGGCGGTATTAGAGACTCTAGATCACGTATCAAAAGGAAAAACCTTACTGATCGTTAGTCATGACACGCATCCAATAGTGTGGGCAGACAAACACTGGGCGCTGACAAAAGAAGGTTTTGCATGA
- a CDS encoding DUF6998 domain-containing protein, protein MNLGDLKPIELLQLQANATAELKRREIVRTNNSPLGDYAEWLVANMMDLKLAENSKAGYDAISDAGVTFQIKARRVTPENPSRQLSAIRNYAEKDFDWLIAVIFNKDFNVINAYLVPHEVIGDYYPHRNHVNARVVVMSGAILQDKRVMEITEQFES, encoded by the coding sequence TTGAATTTAGGTGACTTAAAACCAATTGAATTACTTCAGTTACAAGCTAATGCGACAGCTGAATTAAAACGACGAGAAATCGTGCGAACTAATAATAGTCCACTAGGTGATTATGCCGAGTGGCTTGTTGCAAATATGATGGACTTAAAATTAGCTGAAAATTCTAAAGCAGGCTACGATGCAATTTCAGATGCAGGTGTTACATTTCAAATCAAAGCTCGCAGAGTTACACCTGAGAATCCATCAAGGCAATTAAGCGCAATAAGAAATTATGCTGAAAAAGACTTTGATTGGTTAATTGCGGTGATCTTCAACAAAGATTTTAATGTTATAAATGCTTATCTTGTACCACATGAGGTGATTGGTGATTATTACCCACACCGAAATCATGTAAATGCTCGTGTTGTTGTAATGTCTGGTGCAATATTACAAGATAAAAGAGTAATGGAAATTACGGAACAATTTGAGAGCTAA
- the cydX gene encoding cytochrome bd-I oxidase subunit CydX yields MWYFAWVLGVLLACSFGIINAVWLEFSGYDGEEEQK; encoded by the coding sequence ATGTGGTATTTTGCTTGGGTTCTAGGTGTTTTATTAGCCTGTTCTTTCGGTATTATTAACGCCGTTTGGTTAGAGTTTAGTGGTTATGACGGTGAAGAGGAGCAAAAGTAA
- the cydB gene encoding cytochrome d ubiquinol oxidase subunit II: MDYELLKVIWWVLIGVLLIGFAVTDGFDMGVGSLLKVIGGTDSERRIMINSIAPHWDGNQVWFITAGGALFAAWPVVYATSFSGFYFAMMLVLAALFFRPIGFDYRSKLENSKWRNSWDWGIVFGSAVPPIIFGVAFGNLLQGVPFEFDQYLRSTYTGSFFGLLNPFGILCGLVSLMMLMTQGGAWLQMKTDAELHRKASMATAVTGTLAAVLFIVAGIWLAFGIDGYVLTSVIDGNKAMTPLMKTAEVQPGAWLANYDKFPALILAPLIGIVGMLCAALTAVMKKGALSFLSSSLGIAGIIVTAGGSMFPFLMPSSSNPNMSLTMWDATSSENTMMIMFVVACIFVPIVLLYTLWSYFVMYGRLTKKHVEENTHSLY, translated from the coding sequence ATGGATTACGAACTATTAAAAGTCATTTGGTGGGTATTGATCGGTGTTCTACTGATTGGTTTCGCCGTGACTGACGGCTTTGATATGGGCGTCGGTAGCTTGTTGAAAGTGATTGGCGGTACAGACTCTGAGCGTCGCATCATGATCAACTCGATTGCGCCCCATTGGGACGGTAACCAAGTATGGTTTATCACAGCAGGCGGTGCGTTATTCGCTGCTTGGCCTGTGGTTTACGCGACGTCTTTCTCTGGTTTCTATTTTGCGATGATGTTGGTGTTGGCGGCGTTGTTCTTTCGTCCAATTGGCTTTGACTACCGTTCTAAGTTAGAAAACTCAAAATGGCGTAATAGCTGGGATTGGGGCATCGTCTTTGGTTCTGCTGTTCCACCTATCATTTTCGGTGTGGCGTTTGGTAACCTGTTACAAGGCGTACCGTTTGAATTTGATCAATACTTGCGTTCAACGTACACCGGTTCTTTCTTTGGCTTGTTGAACCCATTCGGTATTCTTTGTGGTCTGGTTAGCTTGATGATGCTGATGACACAAGGCGGCGCTTGGTTGCAAATGAAGACAGATGCAGAGTTGCATCGCAAAGCGTCTATGGCAACCGCAGTAACAGGAACTTTGGCAGCGGTCTTGTTCATTGTTGCTGGCATATGGTTGGCTTTCGGCATCGATGGCTATGTGCTTACCAGTGTTATTGATGGTAATAAAGCCATGACACCCTTGATGAAAACCGCCGAAGTACAGCCGGGCGCATGGTTAGCAAACTATGACAAATTCCCAGCGCTTATCTTGGCTCCACTTATCGGTATTGTTGGTATGTTGTGCGCGGCATTGACAGCGGTGATGAAGAAGGGCGCTTTGTCTTTCTTGAGTTCATCTCTGGGGATTGCGGGTATTATCGTCACAGCGGGCGGTTCTATGTTCCCGTTCTTGATGCCTTCTTCAAGTAATCCAAACATGAGTTTGACTATGTGGGACGCAACATCAAGTGAAAACACCATGATGATTATGTTTGTGGTGGCTTGTATCTTCGTTCCTATCGTTTTGCTTTATACCTTGTGGAGTTATTTCGTGATGTATGGTCGTTTGACCAAGAAGCACGTAGAAGAAAACACGCATTCTCTGTATTGA